From one Micromonospora siamensis genomic stretch:
- a CDS encoding right-handed parallel beta-helix repeat-containing protein: MRRNHLAGLTALAVAGGTLLSASPAQASDYTYLYVSQTSEFCSDTGTGTQNNPFCTIGAAAATVRAGQVVEIGPGTYLERVTVPRSGTLDLPITFQTSGEPLLGGPRAGFVVDGQHDIVLRGLRISGTLDGPGLDVRNASAISIQRTSVRMNPAATVPAVRLAAVTGVRIEGAGLSAPEVTLDVDAASSAVTVKSSNLGTPNDDEVGDTVGLRTAGAGTTLLGNDFWGYSGAAVSIEPGATETVVANNAVYGGGGHGVRVRTATGAAIANNLVRNRCRDGIRIEGASTGVSVQNNVLLLNGNAGPDHCDSSVNGVEIGVYDDAVKGTVVDYNNAYQRSSPSINYAWGGTRMILAAFRSASGQGAHDRDTQAQADNYDSANAAAPGYQSTDRAGTARADDPAVPNTGAGPVTYADRGPVETYRNPMARFDTALDLGTLTATVDASTSLPGFVPITSYRIDFGDGVVVTQASPRATHRYAAPGDYEISVRVTGSDNRTSVSSSTVSVLRRTGTISLLARSNLRYVAPASTGLQLRADHYGVDSVDTFDLADPGDGTVALYSRSNRRYVAAFVGTQPMRAQSTQVQQWERFLLVRNGDGSVSLRSQSTDRYVSTSGSGGTLVATATTIGKFEQFHRVDVTNASRTFKARSNGRYVTALTTAASPLAATATGVGVAQRYDLVNLGNYQWALFARANNRFVTAASLGTQPLINTATVPRTWERFVIVHNSDGSVSLRSTGNSRYVTAESTKPLIANTTRIGSWQQYTLG, encoded by the coding sequence ATGCGCAGAAACCACCTCGCCGGCCTGACCGCACTCGCGGTCGCCGGCGGCACCCTCCTCTCCGCCTCGCCGGCGCAGGCCAGCGACTACACCTACCTGTACGTCAGCCAGACCTCCGAGTTCTGCTCGGACACCGGGACCGGCACCCAGAACAATCCGTTCTGCACCATCGGGGCCGCCGCGGCGACGGTGCGGGCCGGCCAGGTGGTCGAGATCGGGCCCGGCACCTATCTGGAGCGGGTGACCGTTCCCCGATCCGGCACCCTGGACCTGCCGATCACCTTCCAGACCAGCGGCGAGCCCTTGCTGGGTGGTCCGAGGGCGGGTTTCGTCGTCGACGGGCAGCACGACATCGTGCTCCGGGGCCTGCGGATCAGCGGCACGCTCGACGGTCCCGGGCTCGACGTGCGAAACGCGTCGGCGATCTCGATCCAGCGCACCAGCGTCCGGATGAATCCCGCGGCGACCGTGCCGGCCGTCCGTCTCGCTGCGGTCACCGGGGTACGGATCGAGGGCGCCGGGCTGAGCGCCCCGGAAGTGACCTTGGACGTGGACGCCGCCTCCTCCGCCGTGACCGTCAAATCCTCGAACCTCGGCACGCCGAACGACGACGAGGTCGGTGACACTGTCGGTCTCCGCACCGCGGGTGCCGGCACGACCCTGCTGGGCAACGACTTTTGGGGTTACTCCGGGGCGGCCGTTTCGATCGAGCCCGGCGCCACGGAGACGGTGGTGGCCAACAACGCCGTCTACGGCGGCGGCGGGCACGGCGTCCGCGTCCGAACCGCGACCGGTGCCGCCATCGCCAACAACCTGGTCCGCAACCGTTGTCGCGACGGCATCCGGATCGAGGGGGCTTCCACCGGGGTCTCCGTACAGAACAACGTCCTCCTGCTGAACGGCAACGCCGGCCCGGACCACTGCGACAGCAGTGTGAACGGCGTCGAGATCGGCGTCTACGACGACGCCGTCAAGGGCACCGTCGTCGACTACAACAACGCCTATCAGCGCAGCTCACCCTCGATCAACTACGCGTGGGGCGGCACCCGGATGATCCTGGCCGCCTTCCGCTCCGCCTCCGGGCAGGGCGCGCACGACCGGGACACCCAGGCCCAGGCGGACAACTACGACTCGGCGAACGCGGCGGCCCCGGGCTACCAGAGCACCGACCGGGCCGGGACGGCCCGCGCGGACGACCCGGCGGTACCGAACACCGGGGCCGGCCCGGTCACGTACGCCGACCGAGGCCCGGTCGAGACCTACCGGAACCCGATGGCCAGGTTCGACACCGCACTGGACCTGGGCACCCTCACGGCGACCGTGGACGCCTCCACCTCGCTGCCCGGGTTCGTGCCGATCACGTCGTACCGCATCGACTTCGGCGACGGCGTCGTGGTCACCCAGGCGTCGCCGCGGGCCACGCACCGCTACGCGGCTCCGGGCGACTACGAGATCTCGGTACGGGTCACCGGCTCGGACAACCGCACCAGCGTCAGCTCCTCCACGGTGAGTGTGCTCCGCAGGACGGGGACGATCAGCCTGCTGGCGCGCAGCAACCTCCGCTACGTCGCCCCGGCGAGCACGGGCCTGCAGCTGCGGGCCGACCACTACGGGGTCGACTCCGTCGACACGTTCGACCTCGCCGACCCCGGTGACGGGACCGTCGCGCTCTACTCCCGCTCGAACCGGCGGTACGTGGCCGCGTTCGTCGGTACCCAACCGATGCGGGCACAGTCGACGCAGGTCCAGCAGTGGGAGCGGTTCCTGCTGGTCCGCAACGGTGACGGCTCGGTGAGCCTGCGGTCGCAGTCCACCGACCGGTACGTCTCCACCTCGGGCAGCGGCGGCACGCTCGTCGCGACGGCGACCACCATCGGCAAGTTCGAGCAGTTCCACCGGGTCGACGTGACCAACGCGAGCCGCACCTTCAAGGCCCGCTCCAACGGCCGCTACGTCACCGCTTTGACCACGGCGGCCTCGCCGCTGGCCGCAACGGCCACCGGCGTCGGCGTGGCTCAGCGCTACGACTTGGTCAACCTGGGCAACTACCAGTGGGCCCTGTTCGCCCGCGCCAACAACCGCTTCGTCACGGCCGCCTCCCTCGGCACCCAGCCGCTGATCAACACCGCGACGGTGCCCAGGACCTGGGAGCGGTTCGTCATCGTCCACAACAGCGACGGCTCGGTCAGCCTCCGCTCGACCGGCAACAGCCGCTACGTCACCGCCGAGAGCACCAAGCCACTGATCGCCAACACCACCCGGATCGGCTCCTGGCAGCAGTACACGCTCGGCTGA
- a CDS encoding PKD domain-containing protein has protein sequence MRRSSLARRTALAVAGLSLLAATPAHAAAPVDRAGVVDSAARGALADAAGPQVDLDITMDLQSLRVSLIGYHSQPGDAPITSYRATFGDGTAETSDSPVFSHNYTEPGEYQVSLTATDAEGRSDSATRTVSVLRWLSRGYLLARSNLRYLSPLTEGSGLQAYRYGAEFLAKVDFADAGNGQVAMYWYGQPGYLTADVDGSGQVGTGAPNVLRGGRFAMIRNRDGSYSVRAGSGRYLSTSGSGGLVLANKTTISRFEQFQRVDAADGNRQFVARANGRYVNASKTASPPLIANATQGLVGQTFDLVAFGGGQYALFARANNRFVTADASGTKPLVNTKVVPLTWERFVLVRNSDGSVSLRSVGNGRYVTAESAGAKPLIARAGRIGAWEQYSLRHR, from the coding sequence ATGCGCAGATCGTCCCTTGCCCGCCGCACCGCGCTCGCGGTCGCCGGCCTCAGCCTCCTCGCCGCCACACCGGCACATGCCGCCGCTCCCGTGGACCGGGCCGGCGTCGTCGACTCCGCCGCCCGGGGCGCCCTGGCCGACGCCGCGGGCCCCCAGGTGGACCTGGACATCACCATGGATCTCCAGTCGCTCCGGGTCAGTCTCATCGGCTACCACTCCCAGCCCGGCGACGCGCCGATCACCTCGTACCGGGCCACGTTCGGCGACGGCACCGCGGAGACGTCCGACTCCCCCGTCTTCAGCCACAACTACACCGAACCGGGCGAATACCAGGTCAGCCTCACCGCCACCGACGCGGAGGGCCGCAGCGACAGCGCCACCCGGACGGTCAGCGTGCTGCGCTGGCTCAGCCGGGGCTATCTGCTGGCCCGCAGCAACCTGCGATACCTCTCCCCGCTCACCGAGGGCTCCGGGCTCCAGGCCTACCGCTACGGCGCCGAGTTCCTCGCCAAGGTCGACTTCGCCGACGCCGGCAACGGCCAGGTCGCGATGTACTGGTACGGCCAGCCCGGTTACCTGACCGCCGACGTGGACGGCTCGGGCCAGGTCGGGACGGGCGCGCCGAACGTCCTGCGCGGCGGCCGGTTCGCCATGATCCGGAACCGGGACGGCTCGTACAGCGTGCGGGCCGGCAGCGGCCGGTACCTCAGCACCTCCGGCTCGGGCGGCCTGGTGCTCGCGAACAAGACCACGATCAGTCGCTTCGAGCAGTTCCAGCGGGTCGACGCCGCCGACGGCAACCGGCAGTTCGTGGCCCGCGCGAACGGCCGGTACGTCAACGCGTCGAAGACCGCCTCCCCGCCGCTGATCGCCAACGCCACGCAGGGTCTCGTCGGTCAGACCTTCGACCTGGTCGCCTTCGGCGGCGGCCAGTACGCCCTGTTCGCCCGGGCCAACAACCGGTTCGTCACCGCCGACGCGTCCGGCACGAAGCCGCTGGTCAACACCAAGGTCGTCCCGCTCACCTGGGAGCGGTTCGTGCTGGTCCGCAACAGCGACGGCTCGGTGAGCCTGCGCTCGGTCGGCAACGGCCGCTACGTCACCGCCGAAAGCGCCGGCGCGAAGCCGCTGATCGCCCGGGCCGGCCGGATCGGCGCCTGGGAGCAGTACAGCCTGCGCCACCGTTAG
- a CDS encoding right-handed parallel beta-helix repeat-containing protein: MRRSPLAGLTAFAVAGGTLLTGPPAYAAASYRYVAQNSASCSDTGPGTQEQPYCTIGAAAAAATAGTVVRIGSGTYRERVTVPRSGTPDLPITFEATGAGADRPWLAGATAGFVVDGQHDIVLRNVQVREATTGAVLDVRNASTVLLDGVRVEVPYRSAAQGIRLAGASGVTVRQSYLATHLAAVTMDAATRGVTVASSRFWGQNTDTGTGTGVEVAGSGVTVAGNEFHNWSEAAVATGSGAARAVVVNNAIEGWSGRGVVDRATGTMISNNDVVTYCADGIRIEGTSTGASVQNNVVRRAYAQQGIACDGPGVAITVLGAARPVTTVDYNNTYANGPTYSWDHTTMDLATFRGVSGQAAHDRHTQRPVDRQDSANSAAPGYPATDQIGQARADNPNVPNSGTGPVTYADRGPVETIVRPQAELGLALDLGTLAVTADAAASTPGWFPLASYRFDFGDGTVVTQSSPKATHRYADPGTYRVAVRVAGTDGSTAETARSVSVLRRVGTVGLLARSNLRYVAPLLDQSLGLRADHYGVDSVDKFDVADTGNGAVALFSRSRQRYVSADDNGNGRVLADDLAATGARRLTLIRNRDGSTSVRTSSGRYLSTSGSGGTLQAAGTTISRFEQFHLVDVANANRTLKARANGRYVTASSTAATPLIASATGVGVAQRFDLVELSNGNYGVFARANNRFVTAASLGTKPLVNTVVVPGRWEERFNFVRNRDGSTSIQSAVNGRFVTADDAGAGPLIARAVNITSWEQYTLG; this comes from the coding sequence GGAACGGGTAACCGTCCCGAGGTCCGGCACCCCGGACCTGCCGATCACTTTCGAGGCCACCGGCGCCGGCGCCGACCGACCCTGGCTGGCCGGTGCGACCGCCGGCTTCGTCGTCGACGGCCAGCACGACATCGTCCTCCGCAACGTGCAGGTCAGGGAGGCGACGACAGGCGCCGTCCTCGACGTCCGGAACGCCTCGACGGTGCTCCTCGACGGCGTACGGGTGGAGGTGCCGTACCGGTCCGCCGCCCAGGGCATCCGGCTCGCCGGCGCCTCGGGGGTGACCGTTCGGCAGTCCTACCTCGCCACCCACCTGGCGGCCGTGACCATGGACGCCGCGACCAGGGGGGTGACCGTCGCCTCCTCCCGGTTCTGGGGTCAGAACACCGACACGGGGACCGGCACGGGCGTCGAGGTCGCTGGCTCCGGTGTCACCGTCGCCGGCAACGAGTTCCACAACTGGAGCGAGGCCGCCGTGGCGACCGGGTCGGGTGCGGCCCGGGCGGTCGTGGTCAACAACGCCATCGAGGGCTGGTCCGGCCGGGGCGTCGTCGACCGCGCCACCGGCACGATGATCAGCAACAACGACGTCGTGACCTACTGCGCAGACGGGATCCGGATCGAGGGCACCTCCACCGGCGCCTCCGTGCAGAACAACGTCGTCAGGCGGGCCTACGCCCAGCAGGGCATCGCCTGCGACGGGCCGGGCGTCGCCATCACCGTCCTGGGGGCCGCCCGACCGGTCACGACCGTCGACTACAACAACACGTACGCCAACGGCCCCACCTACTCGTGGGACCACACCACGATGGACCTGGCCACCTTCCGGGGCGTCTCCGGCCAGGCCGCCCACGACCGCCACACCCAGCGGCCGGTGGACCGGCAGGACTCGGCCAACTCGGCCGCCCCCGGCTACCCGGCCACCGACCAGATCGGGCAGGCCCGGGCGGACAACCCGAACGTGCCGAACAGCGGCACCGGCCCGGTCACCTACGCCGACCGCGGGCCGGTCGAGACGATCGTGCGTCCCCAGGCGGAACTGGGCCTCGCGCTGGACCTCGGCACCCTCGCGGTGACCGCCGACGCCGCCGCGTCCACCCCGGGCTGGTTCCCCCTCGCCAGTTACCGCTTCGACTTCGGCGACGGCACCGTGGTCACCCAGTCCAGCCCGAAGGCGACCCACCGCTACGCCGACCCGGGCACCTACCGGGTCGCCGTGCGCGTCGCGGGCACCGACGGCAGCACCGCCGAGACGGCCCGATCGGTGAGCGTGCTGCGCCGGGTCGGCACCGTCGGCCTGCTGGCCCGCAGCAACCTGCGGTACGTCGCCCCGCTGCTCGATCAGTCCCTCGGGCTGCGCGCCGACCACTACGGCGTCGACTCGGTCGACAAGTTCGACGTGGCCGACACCGGCAACGGCGCCGTCGCCCTCTTCTCCCGGTCCCGGCAGCGGTACGTCTCGGCCGACGACAACGGCAACGGCCGGGTCCTCGCCGACGACCTGGCCGCGACCGGCGCCCGCCGGCTCACCCTGATCCGTAATCGGGACGGCTCGACCAGCGTCCGGACCAGCAGCGGCAGATACCTCAGCACCTCCGGCAGTGGCGGCACCCTCCAGGCCGCCGGCACGACGATCAGCCGGTTCGAGCAGTTCCACCTGGTCGACGTGGCCAACGCCAACCGCACCCTGAAGGCCCGCGCCAACGGCCGCTACGTCACCGCCTCCAGCACCGCCGCCACCCCGCTGATCGCCAGCGCCACAGGCGTCGGGGTGGCCCAGCGCTTCGACCTCGTCGAGCTGAGCAACGGCAACTACGGCGTGTTCGCCCGGGCCAACAACCGCTTCGTCACCGCCGCCTCGCTCGGCACCAAGCCGCTGGTCAACACGGTCGTCGTACCCGGTCGCTGGGAGGAGCGGTTCAACTTCGTCCGCAACCGCGACGGCTCGACCAGCATCCAGAGCGCCGTCAACGGCCGCTTCGTCACGGCCGACGACGCCGGCGCCGGTCCCCTGATCGCCAGGGCCGTCAACATCACCTCCTGGGAGCAGTACACCCTCGGCTGA
- a CDS encoding PKD domain-containing protein: protein MRRPTLAGLTALAVTGGTLLSTTAAQAADVTTLYVAQTSISCSDSGPGNTLVPFCTIGAAAAVVQAGQTVAVGSGVYRERVTVPRSGTPDQPITIRSNLGTRIPMGGGTAGFVVDGQHDIVIQGFSVGGSVDVPALELRNASAVTVDNFIVGMGSKATAPAVRLSGVTGSTLQRLVVSGQALTNGLTMDATTSGVTVQRSTFQTNPYYEGTAATSVAVRVAGTGNTVARTRVDGFAGGAISVEPGASGTTLVNNLLTTGGGYGIRNDSATGTTITNNTVKQRCNDGIRVEGASTGVDVWNNVLTDNGWLGLNNCNGKQDGVEIGVYGDTARDTTVDYNDVFHTALGSSKLYSFGGARLGLTSFRTASGQGAHDHESSTVVSHTDSANSAAKGYPSIDIGGVARTDDMGVPNTGVGPVTYADRGAVENFRYPTAVVSATLDLGTVSATADASASVPGTSAITSYRFDFGDGTVVTQSTPVATHKYANPGTYTVMVDVTDSDGRTNATNQMVSVLRRIGTISLLARSNLKYVAPTPAGEALRADHYGVDSVDKFDLADVGSGGVALYSRSANRYVSTTGAGALVTLVYPHIESGGRFSVVPNTNGTISLFSRSTNLYLSTSCKSGAVCANNSSIGTFEQFHRVDVTNANRTFKARSNARYVTASNTAATPLAATATGVGVAQKYDLVNLGNYQWALFARANNRFVTASLGTQPLINTKTIPGTWERFVIVHNSDGSVSLRSTGNNRYVTADSTKPLIANAGTIGPRQQYTLG, encoded by the coding sequence ATGCGCAGACCTACTCTGGCCGGTCTGACCGCGCTCGCGGTCACCGGCGGCACCCTCCTCTCCACCACCGCGGCTCAGGCTGCGGACGTCACCACCCTGTACGTGGCCCAGACCTCCATCTCCTGCTCGGACAGCGGCCCCGGTAACACGCTGGTGCCCTTCTGCACCATCGGGGCGGCCGCGGCCGTGGTGCAGGCCGGTCAGACCGTCGCGGTCGGCAGTGGGGTCTACCGGGAACGCGTCACCGTTCCCCGCTCCGGCACGCCAGACCAGCCGATCACCATCAGGTCCAACCTGGGCACCCGGATCCCCATGGGCGGGGGGACGGCCGGGTTCGTCGTCGACGGCCAGCACGACATCGTCATCCAGGGCTTCAGTGTGGGCGGATCGGTCGACGTCCCCGCCCTGGAACTCCGCAACGCCTCGGCCGTCACGGTCGACAACTTCATCGTCGGCATGGGCTCCAAGGCCACCGCCCCGGCCGTACGGCTCTCCGGCGTCACCGGGTCCACCCTGCAGCGGCTCGTCGTCAGCGGGCAGGCGCTGACGAACGGCCTGACCATGGACGCCACCACCTCCGGGGTGACCGTCCAGCGCTCCACCTTCCAGACCAATCCCTACTACGAGGGAACGGCGGCGACCAGCGTCGCCGTGCGGGTCGCCGGGACCGGCAACACCGTCGCCCGCACCCGGGTGGACGGCTTCGCTGGTGGCGCGATCTCCGTCGAACCGGGTGCCAGCGGGACCACGCTGGTGAACAACCTCCTCACCACGGGCGGCGGGTACGGCATCCGCAACGACTCCGCCACCGGCACGACGATCACCAACAACACCGTGAAGCAGCGGTGCAACGACGGCATCCGGGTCGAGGGCGCCTCCACCGGCGTCGACGTCTGGAACAACGTCCTGACCGACAACGGCTGGCTGGGCCTGAACAACTGCAACGGCAAGCAGGACGGGGTGGAGATCGGCGTCTACGGCGACACCGCCCGGGACACCACGGTCGACTACAACGACGTCTTCCACACCGCCCTGGGCTCGTCGAAGCTCTACTCCTTCGGTGGCGCCCGGCTGGGGCTGACCTCCTTCCGTACCGCCTCCGGTCAGGGCGCGCACGACCACGAGTCCAGCACGGTGGTCTCCCACACCGACTCCGCGAACTCGGCGGCGAAGGGCTATCCGTCCATCGACATCGGGGGCGTGGCCCGCACCGACGACATGGGAGTGCCGAACACCGGGGTCGGCCCCGTGACGTACGCCGACCGCGGCGCGGTGGAGAACTTCCGCTACCCCACCGCGGTCGTCTCGGCCACCCTGGACCTGGGCACGGTGTCGGCCACCGCCGACGCCTCCGCCTCGGTGCCCGGCACCTCGGCCATCACCTCGTACCGGTTCGACTTCGGAGACGGCACGGTCGTCACCCAGTCGACCCCGGTCGCCACCCACAAGTACGCGAACCCGGGCACCTACACCGTGATGGTCGACGTCACCGACTCGGACGGCCGGACGAACGCGACCAACCAGATGGTGAGCGTGCTGCGGCGGATCGGCACGATCAGCCTGCTGGCCCGCAGCAACCTCAAGTACGTGGCCCCCACCCCCGCCGGGGAGGCGCTGCGCGCCGACCACTACGGGGTCGACTCGGTCGACAAGTTCGACCTGGCCGACGTCGGCAGCGGCGGGGTCGCGCTCTACTCCCGCTCGGCCAACCGCTACGTCAGCACCACCGGCGCCGGTGCGCTGGTGACCCTCGTCTACCCGCACATCGAGTCAGGTGGGCGGTTCTCCGTGGTGCCGAACACCAACGGCACCATCAGCCTCTTCTCGCGCAGCACGAACCTCTACCTCTCCACCTCCTGCAAATCCGGCGCGGTCTGCGCCAACAACAGCAGCATCGGCACCTTCGAGCAGTTCCACCGGGTCGACGTGACCAACGCCAACCGCACCTTCAAGGCGCGGTCCAACGCCCGTTACGTCACCGCTTCGAACACCGCCGCCACACCGCTGGCCGCCACGGCGACCGGTGTCGGCGTGGCCCAGAAGTACGACCTCGTCAACCTGGGCAACTACCAGTGGGCCCTGTTCGCCCGCGCCAACAACCGCTTCGTCACCGCCTCCCTCGGCACCCAGCCGCTGATCAACACGAAGACGATCCCGGGCACCTGGGAGCGGTTCGTCATCGTCCACAACAGCGACGGCTCGGTCAGCCTCCGCTCGACCGGCAACAACCGCTACGTCACCGCCGACAGCACCAAGCCACTGATCGCCAACGCCGGCACCATCGGCCCCCGGCAGCAGTACACCCTCGGCTGA